The following DNA comes from Trueperaceae bacterium.
TACCGGGCGTTGATCTCCCGTGCGCCGTAGGCGTCCAGCGTCGCCTCGAACGCCAGGATGCGCGCCTGCGCCCCGAGATCGGGCGCCGCCTCGCGGGCCGCGAACATGAAGGCCCGCGATTGCGCCTCGAGATCCGGGTGGCCGGCGACGACGGTCTGCACGCCCGCCTCTTCGAGAGCCCCGAGCCACGCGACCTGGTCGGCGGCGGGCATCAGCAGGACCAGAACGTCGGCCTCGGCCGCATCCACGCGACGTCGAAGCGTCTGCGCATCGGGTGCGTCCGACGCCGCGACCGCGTCGACGATGCGCGCGCCGAAATGACGTTCGTCCAGACTCCAGCGCAAGCGGCGGAGGAGGGCGTCGCCTCGCTCGTCGTCGGAGCGAACGACGAACCAACGACGGAAGCCGGAACGCACGTACCACCCGGCCATGGCGTCGAGGTACATGGCGTCGCTCGGTTCGAGATGGAACGTCGTCGGCCGGCACCCCTCGTTCCGGAGGTGGTCCGCGGACTCGCCGGCATTGACGAAGGCGATGCCGCGCTCGTGAGCCCAGTCGGACAACGCCTGCGCGACGTCGAGCCCTCCCCATCCCCCGACGATCGCCATGGCACCTCGCTCGTCGACCAGGGTCCGCGCCGCCGCGAGTGCACTCTCGACGTCGGACGCAGCCTCGATCGGGACGCTGAACTCGATCCCGAGCATCGATGCGTTCATCGTGAACTCGTCGAGGACCATCTCATGGCCCTGGCGCACGGCTTCGTCGACCGCGGCATCGAACGCATCTCCTTGCGGACGATCCGGAGCGACGACGCCGATCACGACGTCGAGGTCGCTTTGCGCATGCGCGCGCAACGCGAATGGGAGGACGAGCAGGGACACGACGAGGATCCGCATCGCGAACGCCCAGCCACGCAGCGCCGAATCGTTCATGTCGAAGGCCTCCTCTCCGACGACGCTTCGCGTGTGCATCGGCCGACCCCGTGCGGCACGCCGCGGAGGGTGGCCGTGGCCCGCGCGAGCCGTGTACCGTCACCCCGAAGGGGATCGGCACGGCGCCGGACGGATCCACGAGGCGGATTGCGTCGTCGGGCGGAGGGTAGCGCCCATCCGTAAGCGTCGGATAAGTCCGGTCCGGGGAGGAACGCATGCACATCGTGCTGATGGAGGACGAGCGCGACATTGCCGACGCCATCATCGACGTCCTCGAGAACGACCGGTTCGACGTCGTTTGGGTCCGGACGCCCGAGGAGGCTATCGAGGCGTTCGTCGAGCGTGACGTCGCCGCCGCCGTTCTCGACGTCATGATCGGATCCAACCTCGACGCCGGCTTCGATCTCGCGCGGCACTTGCGAGAGAGCGGCTACCCAGGCGCCATCTTGTTCCTTTCCGCTCGCGACGCGACGGAGGATCGCGTTCGCGGACTCGACTTGGGGGCCGACGACTACCTCGCCAAACCGTTCAGCCTCACCGAACTCGCGGCGCGCGTGCGCGCCCTGACGCGGCGAGCGGTCGGGCAACGCGCGCCAGGGATATCGGTGGGCGACGTCCACGTCGATCTGACCGCGCGCTCGGCATCGAGACAAGGGCGCCCGGTCGACCTGAGCCGGAAGGAGTTCGAAGTGCTCGAATGGCTGGCCCTCCACCGGGAGCGCACGGTGCCGACCCAGGAGCTCGTCGAAGGGATTTTCCCATCGGCGGCGTCGGGAGCGGCCGTCGTGCGCGTGTACGTCCGGCAACTTCGTCAGAAACTCGGTCGTGACGTCATCGCCACCGTCCGCGGCGGCTACCGCGTCCGCGACCCGTGAGCTTCCGCCGAACCGTACTCCTGACCCTGGTCGGGATCGTCCTTGCCGTCACGGGGCTCGAGGCCCTGTTCGATCTGGCGTGGGAGGCCCGACGAAGGGCCGCGTTTCCCCCAGGGTTCGACGCCGTGGCTCCCGAATCGTTCGACGCCGATCTCGTCGCCGACCTGCTGGACGTCCCCATCGTCGTTGCGGTCGCGCTCCTCGCGGCGCGGTGGCTCACGCGCCGCATCAGTGCTCCGATCGAGCGATTGACCCGCGCCGCCAACGCGTTGGCCGAGACGGAGCGCTCGAGCTCGGTCCCGGTACCCGCTGGAGACGACGCCCTCTCGGACCTCGCCCACGCCTTCAACCGCATGAGCGCCTCGGTCCACGAGTCGCTGGAACGCGAACGGGCCTTCACACGCTACGTCTCTCACGAACTTCGAACGCCTCTGACGGCCTTGTCGGTGCAGCTCGAACGCGCCGAGCTCGGCTTGGTCTCCGCGGACACCGCCCTCCCGGCGGCCAGCCGTCAGGCGCGTCGCATGCAGGAAACGTTGGCCGTCCTCCTCGACCTCGGACGCGCCTCGCGCCGTGAACTGGTGCCACGCCCCCTTCGCGACGTCATCGACGACGTTCGCGCCGACGTTCCCGAGACGGAGATTCGATCGCCCGCACCCATCCCGAACGTCCGCGTTTCGGACGCCCTCCTGCTGTCGCAAGCGCTTCGCAACCTCATGGAGAACGTGGCCCGCCACGCGACGGGGGTCGCCGACGTCCGCGCCACGATCCGGGGGCGCGAGCTGGACGTGGTGATTTCCGATTATGGGCCCGGCATGCCGGAGGCCGCGAACGGCTCGCAGGATGCGCAGGACGTGGGCGGGAGCGGTCCGGACGTCGGTCGTGGTCTGGGGCTCGCCCTCGTGCGAAGCATCACCGCGACGCTAGGGGGCGAACTCCACTTCAACAACCGCCCCGACGGCCTCGACGTATCCCTGACGGTCCCCCTCGTCACGCAAGGGGGGTCGGAGTCCTGACGGCCCTTCGGTAGACCGGAATGCACGGCGGGACGGTTCGTCGCGACGGCGTCGTCGGGGTGTCATTCGTTCTCCGACGTCGCCCGCGTCACTCCAGGAAGTCCCGCAACTTCCGGGTGCGGCTCTCGTGGTACTTGAGTTTGCGGAGCGCCTTGTTTTCGATTTGGCGGATGCGTTCGCGGGTCACCCCGAAGAACTGCCCGACCTCTTCGAGGGTGTGTTCGCGACCGTCGACGAGGCCTTTGCGCATCTTCAGGACCTGCGCTTCGCGCTCGTTGAGCTTGTCGAGGGCGTCCTCGAGCTCCTCTCCGAGCATCGTCTTGCTGGCCTCGTCGATCGGGCTCTCGATCTGGTCGTCGGGGATGAAGTCGCCGTAGAAGCTGTCCTCCTCGTCCCCGATGGGGGTCTCGAGGCTGAACGGCTCGCGCGTCAACTTGAAGGCCTCCTCGACCTTCTCGCCGTTCCATTCCGGCCCCATCGCGTCGGCGATCTCGGCGTAGGTCGGTTCGCGGGAGAGCTCCTGCTGCAGTCGCCGGCTGGCGCGCGTGAGTTTGTTGATGGTCTCGACCATGTGCACGGGGATGCGGATGGTCCGCGACTGATCCGCGATGGCGCGGTTGATCGCCTGCCGAATCCACCAGGTGGCGTACGTCGAGAACTTGTAGCGGCGTCGGTACTCGAACTTCTCGACCGCGCGAATGAGGCCCTGGTTGCCCTCCTGAATGAGGTCCAGGAAACTCATGCCGCGCCCGTTGTACTTCTTGGCGATGCTGACGACCAGGCGCAGGTTCGCTTCGATGAGGTGCTTGCGGGCCAACTCGCCGTCCTCGACGATGCGCTGCAGCCGCCGCCGCTCCCGGGCGTCCAACGTCTCCCCGACCTCGTCCAGGGTGGCCGACGCCGCCTCCCCCTCCTCGATGCGGCGGGCGAGGCTGATCTCCTCCTCGAGCGTCAGCAGCTTCACGCGGCCGATCTCCTGCAGGTACTGCCGGACCGGGTCGTTCGTGCGCACGCGGGCGTCCGCCATCGCTTCGGCGCGAGCCTCCATGGCGGCGATGCCGAGCGGGCCGTCGGGATCCATCTCCTCGGGCTGCAGCTCCTCCTCGTCCTCCTCGTCCTCGATCACTTCGTCCTCGGCGAGGTCGACGATCGTGACGCCCTCCTGCTCGAGGCGCTTCATGAGGTCTTCGAAGTGCTGATCCTCGGGCTCGAGCCCGAGGCCCGCCAGGGCCCGGTTGAATGCGCCGGAGATCTCCTCGGTATCGAGCGACCCCTGTTCGCGTCCGAGCGTGAGGAGGGCGCGGATCGGCTCGGTGTCGAGCCAGATCGGTACCTCGCGCCCCTGCGTGTCGACCTCGGTCGCCGTCGCGGCGGCGCCGTCCGGCGGCGCGTCGGACCCCTTCGGC
Coding sequences within:
- a CDS encoding ABC transporter substrate-binding protein — encoded protein: MNDSALRGWAFAMRILVVSLLVLPFALRAHAQSDLDVVIGVVAPDRPQGDAFDAAVDEAVRQGHEMVLDEFTMNASMLGIEFSVPIEAASDVESALAAARTLVDERGAMAIVGGWGGLDVAQALSDWAHERGIAFVNAGESADHLRNEGCRPTTFHLEPSDAMYLDAMAGWYVRSGFRRWFVVRSDDERGDALLRRLRWSLDERHFGARIVDAVAASDAPDAQTLRRRVDAAEADVLVLLMPAADQVAWLGALEEAGVQTVVAGHPDLEAQSRAFMFAAREAAPDLGAQARILAFEATLDAYGAREINARYLARFGDPMEPPAWATYQAVKILYEMAFFERSSDPSVVLDRLNTEGQVFDLWKGIGTSIRPWDRQMRQSMYLVEIRADETDPFRLGLLVGQLPAIYLPGTDPNERLDQIGDLAERSRCTSR
- a CDS encoding response regulator transcription factor, with translation MHIVLMEDERDIADAIIDVLENDRFDVVWVRTPEEAIEAFVERDVAAAVLDVMIGSNLDAGFDLARHLRESGYPGAILFLSARDATEDRVRGLDLGADDYLAKPFSLTELAARVRALTRRAVGQRAPGISVGDVHVDLTARSASRQGRPVDLSRKEFEVLEWLALHRERTVPTQELVEGIFPSAASGAAVVRVYVRQLRQKLGRDVIATVRGGYRVRDP
- a CDS encoding HAMP domain-containing sensor histidine kinase: MSFRRTVLLTLVGIVLAVTGLEALFDLAWEARRRAAFPPGFDAVAPESFDADLVADLLDVPIVVAVALLAARWLTRRISAPIERLTRAANALAETERSSSVPVPAGDDALSDLAHAFNRMSASVHESLERERAFTRYVSHELRTPLTALSVQLERAELGLVSADTALPAASRQARRMQETLAVLLDLGRASRRELVPRPLRDVIDDVRADVPETEIRSPAPIPNVRVSDALLLSQALRNLMENVARHATGVADVRATIRGRELDVVISDYGPGMPEAANGSQDAQDVGGSGPDVGRGLGLALVRSITATLGGELHFNNRPDGLDVSLTVPLVTQGGSES
- the rpoD gene encoding RNA polymerase sigma factor RpoD; translated protein: PKGSDAPPDGAAATATEVDTQGREVPIWLDTEPIRALLTLGREQGSLDTEEISGAFNRALAGLGLEPEDQHFEDLMKRLEQEGVTIVDLAEDEVIEDEEDEEELQPEEMDPDGPLGIAAMEARAEAMADARVRTNDPVRQYLQEIGRVKLLTLEEEISLARRIEEGEAASATLDEVGETLDARERRRLQRIVEDGELARKHLIEANLRLVVSIAKKYNGRGMSFLDLIQEGNQGLIRAVEKFEYRRRYKFSTYATWWIRQAINRAIADQSRTIRIPVHMVETINKLTRASRRLQQELSREPTYAEIADAMGPEWNGEKVEEAFKLTREPFSLETPIGDEEDSFYGDFIPDDQIESPIDEASKTMLGEELEDALDKLNEREAQVLKMRKGLVDGREHTLEEVGQFFGVTRERIRQIENKALRKLKYHESRTRKLRDFLE